Proteins encoded in a region of the Anopheles ziemanni chromosome 2, idAnoZiCoDA_A2_x.2, whole genome shotgun sequence genome:
- the LOC131293693 gene encoding uncharacterized protein LOC131293693: protein MRDMEPLTPSIGTDSTLPSFRYFLVNDHSSPLKRQRCQREPRTSPLYTASPLPSCGHCSSQQFSSTYHRAKPQRSRRRVSSLHIREPTELASPSYRPADDPANDLVPTGCAGSDNPEREIRWHDILNMLPTETVCYNEREIKTPETEKRSDVPQGDRLVRRKAVRRRKCPKPVDDGEHQQASVLHSEKKQPTVIMMLTGLP, encoded by the coding sequence ATGAGAGACATGGAACCCTTGACTCCGAGCATCGGTACCGATAGCACGCTTCCTTCCTTTCGGTACTTTCTGGTGAACGATCACTCTTCGCCTTTGAAACGGCAGAGATGCCAGAGGGAACCCAGAACGTCGCCTCTGTACACCGCGTCCCCGTTGCCTTCTTGTGGCCACTGTTCGTCACAACAATTCTCCTCGACCTACCACAGAGCGAAGCCTCAACGCTCGAGACGGCGAGTGTCCAGTCTGCACATTCGTGAACCAACAGAACTTGCCTCACCCAGCTACCGACCCGCCGATGATCCTGCTAACGATCTGGTCCCGACCGGCTGTGCTGGAAGTGATAACCCGGAACGGGAAATCCGATGGCATGACATTTTGAACATGCTGCCCACCGAAACAGTATGCTACAACGAACGGGAAATTAAAACACCAGAGACTGAGAAGCGATCAGATGTACCACAAGGAGACCGTTTAGTTCGACGAAAGGCCGTTAGACGCCGGAAATGCCCGAAACCCGTGGACGATGGTGAACACCAACAAGCCAGCGTTCTGcattccgaaaaaaaacaacctacaGTTATCATGATGTTAACGGGTCTGCCTTGA
- the LOC131283155 gene encoding raf homolog serine/threonine-protein kinase Raf, which produces MSADAEDADDEQQLLLDPFSQLEEDLRNIKSVIHVTRENIDALNAKFADFQQPPALYLEEYQELTSKLHDLEIKEQDLLEKKMQLQNEQSSEPSEPPDPEERVEVESMCGTLSRQSKMLLRAFLPNQQRTSVQVIPGMRLKDALAKALKRRNLTCEFCEVTAGNSDYPIPWETDVSALNCDEVFVRILDIGFPTYISHQFIRKTFFSLAFCECCRRLLFTGFYCNQCNYRFHQRCVDKVPPICSKRHMDSTFYHVLLANPESTAGIINPGAGGYSTSLRHPRTLNQQDRSNSAPNVCINNVIKPFFGADNRTIISNRPLQAQTNQEHSHSTQASPTNTLNHSKRPRARSADESNKNLLSPRDSKQSDENWNIQAEEILIGQRIGSGSFGTVYKAHWHGPVAVKTLNVKTPSPAQLQAFKNEVAMLKKTRHCNILLFMGCVSKPSLAIVTQWCEGSSLYKHIHVNETKFKLNTLIDIARQAAQGMDYLHAKNIIHRDLKSNNIFLHDDFSVKIGDFGLATAKVRWSGSQQSNQPTGSILWMAPEVIRMKDQNPYSFQSDVYAFGIVLYEMLTEQLPYNHINNKDQILFMVGCGKLRPDLTKVRTDCPQALKRCVEDCIKFSRDERPLFRLLLNMLENMLRTMPKFHRSASEPNFTQTQLQNDDFLYMCSSPKTPVNFHNFQFYNGAGNY; this is translated from the exons ATGTCGGCCGACGCTGAAGATGCAGACGAcgagcagcagctgctgctcgATCCGTTCTCACAGCTGGAGGAAGATTTGCGAAACATTAAATCCGTGATTCATGTAACTCGGGAAAATATCGATGCTCTAAATGCGAAGTTCGCCGACTTCCAACAGCCACCGGCATTGTATTTGGAAGAGTACCAGGAGCTGACGTCAAAGCTGCATGATCTCGAAATTAAAGAACAGGATCTATTGGAGAAGAAAATGCAACTCCAAAACGAACAATCGAGTGAACCAAGTGAACCTCCCGATCCTGAAGAACGTGTAGAG gtCGAAAGTATGTGTGGAACGCTAAGCAGGCAATCGAAAATGTTGCTTAGAGCGTTCTTGCCGAATCAGCAGCGTACGTCGGTTCAAGTCATACCCGGTATGCGATTGAAAGATGCATTAGCCAAAGCACTGAAACGTCGCAACCTGACCTGCGAGTTCTGCGAAGTAACAGCCGGGAACAGCGACTATCCGATACCCTGGGAGACAGACGTGAGCGCTTTAAATTGTGATGAAGTTTTTGTGCGTATCCTGGATATCGGATTCCCGACATATATTTCACACCAGTTTATTCGCAAAACGTTTTTCTCGCTGGCATTCTGCGAGTGTTGTCGCCGTTTGTTGTTTACCGGATTCTATTGCAACCAGTGTAACTACCGGTTCCATCAACGATGTGTCGATAAAGTGCCACCAATATGTAGTAAACGGCACATGGACAGCACGTTCTACCATGTTTTGTTGGCTAATCCGGAAAGTACGGCCGGTATCATCAATCCAGGCGCTGGCGGATATAGCACGAGTTTGCGACATCCGCGAACACTCAATCAGCAGGATCGTTCCAACTCGGCACCCAACGTATGCATCAACAATGTGATAAAGCCGTTTTTTGGAGCGGACAATCGAACTATTATCAGCAATCGTCCGTTGCAG GCTCAAACGAATCAAGAACACTCACATTCCACGCAGGCATCACCAACAAATACGTTGAATCACAGTAAGAGACCAAGAGCTCGATCAGCAGACGAAAGCAATAAGAATCTGCTATCTCCGCGGGATTCGAAACAATCGGATGAAAATTGG AACATTCAAGCTGAAGAGATCCTGATTGGACAGCGAATTGGTTCCGGTTCGTTTGGTACGGTGTATAAAGCGCACTGGCACGGTCCGGTGGCAGTAAAAACACTGAACGTGAAAACGCCGAGCCCGGCGCAGCTTCAGGCGTTCAAGAACGAGGTCGCGATGTTGAAGAAAACACGACACTGTAATATATTGCTGTTTATGGGATGCGTGAGCAAGCCATCACTAGCCATCGTGACTCAGTGGTGCGAAGGTAGCAGTCTGTATAAGCACATTCACGTGAACGAAACTAAATTTAAGCTGAACACGCTGATCGATATAGCCCGACAGGCAGCTCAAGGAATGGACTATTTGCACGCAAAGAATATCATCCACCGGGATCTCAAGTCGAACAACATATTCCTTCATGACGATTTTTCCGTAAAGATCGGTGATTTTGGGCTAGCAACAGCCAAGGTACGATGGTCGGGCTCCCAACAatccaaccaaccaactgGAAGCATCCTCTGGATGGCCCCGGAGGTAATTCGAATGAAAGATCAGAACCCTTACTCCTTCCAAAGTGACGTTTACGCTTTCGGAATCGTGTTGTACGAGATGCTGACCGAGCAGCTACCGTACAACCATATTAACAACAAGGATCAGATCTTGTTTATGGTTGGGTGTGGTAAATTGCGCCCGGATCTCACAAAAGTACGAACAGATTGCCCGCAAGCGTTGAAGCGCTGTGTCGAAGATTGCATCAAGTTTAGCCGCGATGAGCGACCACTCTTTCGGCTGTTGTTGAACATGCTGGAAAATATGTTGCGTACCATGCCCAAATTCCACCGCAGCGCTAGTGAACCGAACTTCACTCAAACACAGCTACAGAATGACGATTTTCTGTACATGTGTTCCAGCCCAAAGACACCAGTAAATTTCCATAACTTTCAGTTTTACAACGGTGCAGGCAACTATTGA
- the LOC131286614 gene encoding pre-mRNA-splicing factor 38B-like isoform X1: protein MEYDNETIYGSTDVPEQQQYQEHFQQQHQQSSQQAQQPQAHPPKKSAKQNNALPLWGNESSMNLNPLILANIQGSSYFKVSLFKLKTYHEVVDEIYYQVKHLEPWERGSRKTAGQTGMCGGVRGVGAGGIVSTAFCLLYKLYTLRLTRKQVNGLLTHGDSPYIRALGFMYLRYTQPPGDLFDWYEPYLLDEEVIDVKAGGGQVLTIGHMIRQWLTKLDWFSTLFPRIPVPIQKQIDAKLEQYARENNVSFADTQPDRGGGAPASGKQARGGAASGSSGGTRGPTGFADARDVPRHEQSFKEKSTKREMFDHCDRDARPSRYDRFEEDFPQRRDHRERDHKEYRDRDRDRDRDRTRERERDRERDRERDKDRHRERHRERDRDRSRDYERKDRIRNDRRSRSHERHDNRERREYDRDRRKR from the exons ATGGAATATGACAACG AAACCATCTATGGTTCGACGGATGTTCCAGAACAGCAGCAATATCAAGAACATTTCcagcaacaacatcagcagTCTTCGCAACAGGCACAACAACCGCAAGCTCATCCGCCGAAAAAAtctgcaaagcaaaacaatgctTTACCGCTGTGGGGTAATGAGTCTTCGATGAACCTGAACCCGCTTATCTTAGCAAACATTCAGGGATCGAGTTATTTTAAAG TGTCCTTGTTCAAACTAAAGACTTACCATGAAGTCGTGGATGAGATATATTACCAAGTCAAACACCTCGAACCATGGGAAAGAGGCTCTCGTAAGACGGCTGGACAAACTGGAATGTGCGGAGGG GTACGCGGTGTCGGTGCGGGAGGTATAGTTTCAACggcattttgtttgttgtacaaACTCTACACATTACGACTAACACGGAAACAAGTAAATGGGCTGCTTACACACGGTGATTCACCCTACATTAGAGCATTAG GTTTTATGTATTTGAGATATACACAGCCCCCCGGGGATTTGTTCGACTGGTATGAACCGTATCTATTGGATGAGGAAGTAATCGACGTAAAGGCTGGTGGCGGACAG GTTCTGACAATTGGCCATATGATACGGCAATGGTTGACCAAGCTTGACTGGTTTTCTACACTTTTTCCTCGCATACCAGTGccaattcaaaaacaaattgatgcTAAGCTCGAACAATATGCTCGCGAAAATAACGTATCATTTGCCGACACTCAACCGGACCGTGGTGGTGGGGCTCCTGCCTCCGGAAAACAAGCCCGTGGAGGTGCAGCTTCAGGATCTTCTGGGGGTACCCGAGGACCGACAGGTTTCGCAGATGCTAGAGATGTACCACGCCACGAACAATCATTCAAAGAAAAATCTACCAaacgggaaatgtttgatcATTGCGATCGAGATGCTCGTCCGTCACGTTACGATCGATTTGAAGAGGACTTCCCCCAACGGCGTGACCATCGGGAACGCGACCACAAAGAATATCGAGACCGTGACCGCGATCGGGACAGAGATCGTACGAGGGAGCGGGAGCGGGATCGTGAACGCGATCGCGAGCGAGATAAGGATCGACACAGGGAACGTCATCGAGAGCGCGATAGAGATAGATCCCGTGACTACGAACGTAAGGATCGAATTCGTAACGACCGTAGGTCGAGAAGTCATGAACGCCATGATAATCGCGAACGCCGCGAGTATGACCGCGATCGGAGAAAGCGTTAG
- the LOC131286614 gene encoding pre-mRNA-splicing factor 38B-like isoform X2: MEYDNETIYGSTDVPEQQQYQEHFQQQHQQSSQQAQQPQAHPPKKSAKQNNALPLWGNESSMNLNPLILANIQGSSYFKVSLFKLKTYHEVVDEIYYQVKHLEPWERGSRKTAGQTGMCGGVRGVGAGGIVSTAFCLLYKLYTLRLTRKQVNGLLTHGDSPYIRALGFMYLRYTQPPGDLFDWYEPYLLDEEVIDVKAGGGQVLTIGHMIRQWLTKLDWFSTLFPRIPVPIQKQIDAKLEQYARENNVSFADTQPDRGGGAPASGKQARGGAASGSSGEKSTKREMFDHCDRDARPSRYDRFEEDFPQRRDHRERDHKEYRDRDRDRDRDRTRERERDRERDRERDKDRHRERHRERDRDRSRDYERKDRIRNDRRSRSHERHDNRERREYDRDRRKR, encoded by the exons ATGGAATATGACAACG AAACCATCTATGGTTCGACGGATGTTCCAGAACAGCAGCAATATCAAGAACATTTCcagcaacaacatcagcagTCTTCGCAACAGGCACAACAACCGCAAGCTCATCCGCCGAAAAAAtctgcaaagcaaaacaatgctTTACCGCTGTGGGGTAATGAGTCTTCGATGAACCTGAACCCGCTTATCTTAGCAAACATTCAGGGATCGAGTTATTTTAAAG TGTCCTTGTTCAAACTAAAGACTTACCATGAAGTCGTGGATGAGATATATTACCAAGTCAAACACCTCGAACCATGGGAAAGAGGCTCTCGTAAGACGGCTGGACAAACTGGAATGTGCGGAGGG GTACGCGGTGTCGGTGCGGGAGGTATAGTTTCAACggcattttgtttgttgtacaaACTCTACACATTACGACTAACACGGAAACAAGTAAATGGGCTGCTTACACACGGTGATTCACCCTACATTAGAGCATTAG GTTTTATGTATTTGAGATATACACAGCCCCCCGGGGATTTGTTCGACTGGTATGAACCGTATCTATTGGATGAGGAAGTAATCGACGTAAAGGCTGGTGGCGGACAG GTTCTGACAATTGGCCATATGATACGGCAATGGTTGACCAAGCTTGACTGGTTTTCTACACTTTTTCCTCGCATACCAGTGccaattcaaaaacaaattgatgcTAAGCTCGAACAATATGCTCGCGAAAATAACGTATCATTTGCCGACACTCAACCGGACCGTGGTGGTGGGGCTCCTGCCTCCGGAAAACAAGCCCGTGGAGGTGCAGCTTCAGGATCTTCTGGGG AAAAATCTACCAaacgggaaatgtttgatcATTGCGATCGAGATGCTCGTCCGTCACGTTACGATCGATTTGAAGAGGACTTCCCCCAACGGCGTGACCATCGGGAACGCGACCACAAAGAATATCGAGACCGTGACCGCGATCGGGACAGAGATCGTACGAGGGAGCGGGAGCGGGATCGTGAACGCGATCGCGAGCGAGATAAGGATCGACACAGGGAACGTCATCGAGAGCGCGATAGAGATAGATCCCGTGACTACGAACGTAAGGATCGAATTCGTAACGACCGTAGGTCGAGAAGTCATGAACGCCATGATAATCGCGAACGCCGCGAGTATGACCGCGATCGGAGAAAGCGTTAG